From the genome of Sulfurovum sp. NBC37-1, one region includes:
- a CDS encoding c-type cytochrome, giving the protein MKKIIFGSLLIGSSLFALNGEAVYTKHCAVCHKMVKPKSGLLAPPMPAVSKRLQRDIHSKEKFIAFVKDYIQNPSEEKGHCSEKAFKNLGTMPPVGKSLTQEELDVISVWLYENFRHPEQIKSCDTNH; this is encoded by the coding sequence ATGAAAAAAATAATATTTGGTTCACTGCTCATTGGCAGTTCTCTGTTTGCTTTAAATGGTGAAGCAGTTTATACAAAACATTGTGCAGTGTGCCATAAAATGGTGAAGCCAAAAAGCGGTTTGTTGGCACCGCCTATGCCTGCTGTTTCCAAACGCTTACAACGAGATATACACTCAAAAGAGAAATTTATTGCGTTTGTAAAAGACTATATACAGAATCCTTCAGAGGAAAAGGGTCACTGCAGCGAGAAAGCATTTAAGAACCTTGGCACAATGCCACCTGTAGGGAAATCTTTGACCCAAGAAGAGCTTGATGTGATCTCTGTATGGTTATATGAGAACTTTAGACATCCTGAGCAAATAAAAAGCTGTGACACAAACCACTAA
- a CDS encoding DUF1254 domain-containing protein yields MAKTDGKVNVLRPMRELANTDNQDVIRMNADTLYTRTILDVKGGATVTTKPYEGYQNILVLDPNHSEIATLTGAGTVKLDESMLTEGHHAYIIIRTGLLRKLPEKEMYDKAYKAQDNISVTYHSSEPYVPAVDFDLSTLDKVKYKILENFAKHPQKDVIKRGFGTLKSRDPEAAKVVIAIGWGGLSGKSAVYSSFTASGERFSYTFKKPNLRYDKKGFFSFTVYNENGYIATMKYALNSDDMVANKDGSYTVNFLASGEPKGDLQNIIVTPRGKYWTGILRCYYPVNKDETFAYADNLTAKMQKEFSK; encoded by the coding sequence TTGGCGAAAACCGACGGGAAGGTCAATGTCCTCCGGCCCATGAGAGAACTTGCCAATACCGACAATCAGGATGTCATCAGGATGAATGCCGACACGCTTTACACCCGGACCATTCTTGATGTTAAAGGCGGAGCAACGGTCACTACAAAGCCGTATGAGGGTTATCAGAACATTCTGGTGTTGGACCCGAACCACAGTGAGATCGCAACATTGACGGGAGCAGGCACCGTTAAGCTTGACGAATCCATGCTTACCGAAGGGCATCACGCCTATATCATCATCAGAACGGGACTGCTCAGAAAGCTTCCTGAAAAAGAGATGTACGACAAAGCCTATAAAGCGCAGGACAACATCTCCGTCACCTACCACTCTTCGGAACCGTATGTCCCGGCAGTCGATTTTGACCTCTCGACACTCGATAAAGTCAAATATAAAATCCTGGAAAACTTTGCGAAACATCCACAGAAAGATGTGATCAAAAGGGGATTTGGAACGCTCAAAAGCAGAGATCCCGAAGCTGCCAAAGTCGTCATTGCCATCGGCTGGGGCGGCTTGTCCGGGAAAAGTGCAGTCTACTCTTCCTTTACGGCTTCAGGCGAGAGATTTTCCTATACATTCAAAAAACCGAATCTGCGCTATGACAAAAAAGGTTTCTTCTCTTTTACTGTTTATAACGAGAACGGCTACATCGCAACGATGAAGTATGCTCTGAACTCCGATGACATGGTAGCCAACAAAGATGGCTCATATACTGTGAACTTTTTAGCATCTGGTGAACCTAAAGGTGACTTGCAAAATATTATCGTCACGCCAAGAGGTAAATACTGGACAGGCATACTCAGATGTTATTATCCGGTAAACAAAGATGAAACCTTTGCTTATGCAGACAACTTAACTGCTAAAATGCAAAAAGAATTTTCTAAGTAA
- a CDS encoding AraC family transcriptional regulator yields MYQELFSPGLSVDLPSLNLEVVLHYLQQWNLEAEQMQKGRFSATISSVHTPRIQLNDTIYSHGFMTRGEFPGNSIMIGYVKTNAKVVFQNRVLEINELVISTKGDEVDYISSAENEVFTITVEKKLFMQAFLDYFGEPFEIHQDKRRFFIKPHRLQFFLESINSWMTFLKANHHLLLSENKYDMAESEILRDIFSCLLIDQVLKERSGFKAEEARDLLHANVHERFDSVTLAKELGISQRQLQRVFKETYGISPKRYLLNLRINAVRKELLMADPRTATISSIALKYDFFDLNHFSKIYKTLFNELPSKTLHK; encoded by the coding sequence TTGTATCAAGAACTGTTTTCCCCTGGTTTATCGGTAGATCTTCCCAGCCTAAATCTTGAAGTGGTACTCCACTATCTACAACAATGGAACCTGGAAGCAGAGCAGATGCAAAAAGGCCGGTTTTCTGCTACCATATCTTCTGTGCATACACCACGCATTCAGCTAAATGATACGATTTATTCACATGGCTTTATGACACGAGGTGAATTTCCTGGAAACAGCATTATGATCGGCTATGTCAAGACAAATGCCAAAGTTGTTTTTCAAAACAGGGTTCTTGAAATAAATGAGCTGGTTATATCAACAAAAGGTGATGAAGTAGATTATATTTCAAGCGCTGAAAATGAAGTGTTTACCATTACCGTTGAAAAGAAACTTTTTATGCAGGCATTTCTTGATTATTTCGGTGAACCTTTTGAGATACATCAAGACAAAAGACGTTTTTTCATTAAACCACATAGGTTACAGTTTTTTCTTGAGAGCATCAATAGCTGGATGACTTTCCTCAAAGCCAACCATCATTTACTTCTCTCGGAAAATAAATATGACATGGCAGAATCGGAGATACTGAGAGATATCTTCTCTTGTTTACTGATTGATCAAGTTTTGAAAGAAAGATCCGGATTCAAGGCAGAAGAAGCCCGGGATCTTCTCCATGCCAATGTCCATGAGAGATTTGACTCTGTGACACTGGCAAAAGAGTTAGGTATAAGCCAACGCCAGTTGCAACGTGTATTCAAAGAAACCTATGGTATCTCACCCAAAAGGTATCTGCTCAATCTGCGTATCAATGCGGTAAGAAAAGAGCTTCTTATGGCTGATCCAAGAACTGCTACCATTTCCAGCATTGCCTTGAAATATGATTTTTTTGATCTCAACCATTTCTCAAAAATATATAAAACACTTTTTAACGAACTTCCTTCCAAAACACTTCATAAATAA